In Nostoc sp. UHCC 0926, a single genomic region encodes these proteins:
- a CDS encoding LysR family transcriptional regulator, protein MDDLNAVLVFLKVAELGGFVAAARSLDLPKSTVSLKVNKLEQRLGVRLFHRTTRRVSLTEEGRLYYKNCLPILDALHDGDDAIASLQGHQQGVVRVTATPLFVRSVLAPNLPEFLLTYPDIRVILNATTEYKDIVKEGYDLAIRIGELDDSTLIMRRISTDRQKLFASATYLKTAGQPRAIADLTSHTLLCMAHHQNEVTWTLHNQQQETVTLCFHPRLLSNDVTPIYQAIVAGVGIGLLPEFLFQQELQGGDIVNVLPQWSSAPVPINALYPSRKYVPMKVKVFLEFLEQKMR, encoded by the coding sequence ATGGACGATTTGAATGCTGTTTTAGTATTTCTCAAAGTCGCGGAACTGGGAGGATTTGTCGCAGCAGCGCGATCGCTAGACTTGCCTAAATCTACCGTCAGTCTGAAGGTCAATAAGCTAGAGCAACGGCTAGGAGTCCGATTATTTCATCGCACGACGCGGCGGGTTTCTCTTACTGAAGAAGGACGATTGTATTACAAAAACTGTTTACCTATTCTCGATGCGTTACATGATGGTGATGATGCGATCGCCAGCCTGCAAGGACATCAGCAAGGCGTCGTACGAGTGACAGCTACCCCGTTGTTTGTACGGTCTGTTCTCGCACCCAATTTGCCGGAATTTCTGCTGACCTACCCTGATATTCGAGTGATTCTCAATGCGACGACTGAATACAAGGATATTGTGAAGGAAGGGTATGATCTAGCGATTCGGATTGGGGAATTGGACGATTCAACCCTGATCATGCGACGGATTAGCACAGATCGTCAGAAACTCTTTGCCAGCGCAACCTATCTTAAAACCGCTGGCCAACCAAGAGCAATTGCTGATTTGACCAGTCATACGCTGCTTTGTATGGCTCATCATCAGAACGAAGTGACCTGGACATTGCATAATCAACAGCAGGAAACAGTAACGCTCTGCTTTCATCCACGACTACTCAGCAATGACGTTACCCCCATTTATCAAGCAATCGTTGCTGGAGTAGGGATTGGGCTGCTACCGGAATTTCTGTTTCAGCAGGAGTTACAGGGTGGGGATATAGTAAACGTCTTACCCCAGTGGTCATCAGCTCCGGTCCCGATTAACGCACTTTACCCCAGTCGAAAATATGTCCCAATGAAAGTCAAAGTCTTTCTAGAGTTCCTTGAGCAAAAGATGCGCTAA
- a CDS encoding potassium channel family protein — protein sequence MYVLIGGAGLVGLTLAQKLVELGHTVAVIDIDPIACRYAREQVGAMAFEGSAVSTEVLLEAGIRKAGSLAAVLRSDALNLAMVTLAKHYGVPHLLSRMRHPDFAEPLRIAGANHIISTVELAVSTMVNAIEYPQVESMMHFEQGQIEVLKLAIPNNCYVAGRSVAEIAQDSGFPSGSLIIGYQPHPHEDLMIPNGSTILEPHSTVLIVTKPGCLHQVIDFIEQKC from the coding sequence ATGTACGTACTAATTGGTGGAGCAGGCTTAGTGGGGCTGACTTTAGCCCAAAAACTAGTAGAACTAGGACATACTGTTGCCGTTATTGACATTGATCCTATAGCTTGTCGCTATGCCCGCGAACAAGTAGGAGCAATGGCTTTTGAAGGAAGTGCTGTGAGTACAGAAGTATTGTTAGAAGCTGGGATTCGGAAAGCCGGCTCCTTGGCAGCTGTCCTGAGAAGTGATGCTTTAAACTTGGCAATGGTAACTCTTGCGAAACATTATGGTGTTCCCCACCTTTTAAGTCGGATGCGCCACCCCGATTTTGCTGAACCACTGCGGATAGCTGGAGCCAACCATATCATCAGTACTGTTGAACTAGCAGTTTCAACAATGGTGAATGCCATTGAGTATCCGCAAGTAGAATCAATGATGCATTTTGAGCAAGGGCAAATTGAGGTTCTGAAACTTGCCATCCCAAACAATTGCTATGTTGCTGGTCGTAGCGTTGCCGAAATTGCTCAGGATTCCGGATTTCCTAGTGGTTCGCTAATTATTGGCTATCAACCCCATCCCCACGAAGACTTAATGATTCCTAACGGCAGTACAATATTGGAACCTCATTCAACAGTGCTGATTGTGACAAAACCAGGATGTTTACACCAAGTAATTGATTTTATTGAACAAAAATGTTGA
- a CDS encoding acetolactate synthase large subunit: MNTAELLVQCLENEGVQYIFGLPGEENLHVLEALKHSSIKFITTRHEQGAAFMADVYGRLTGKAGVCLSTLGPGATNLMTGVADANLDGAPLVAITGQVGTDRMHIESHQYLDLVAMFAPVTKWNKQIVRPSITPEVVRKAFKRSQSEKPGAVHIDLPENIAAMPVEGNPLRKDNSEKSYASFASIRAAAAAICQAVNPLILVGNGAIRAHASDAVTQFATLLNIPVANTFMGKGVIPYTHQLALWSVGLQQRDFITCAFDNTDLVIAIGYDLIEFSPKKWNRNGEIPIVHIGVSSAEIDSSYIPNAEVVGDISDSLYEILKLADRQGKPDPFAISLRSDIRADYEQYAHDDGFPIKPQKLIYDLRQVMGPDDIVISDVGAHKMWMARHYHCHSPNTCIISNGFAAMGIAIPGALAAKLVHPKRKVVAVTGDGGFMMNSQELETALRVGTPFVTIIFNDGGYGLIEWKQENQFGKGNSAFVHFSNPDFVKFAESMGLKGYRVESALDLIPTLKEALAQDVPAVIDCPVDYRENHRFSQKAGELSCAV; encoded by the coding sequence ATGAATACAGCAGAATTATTGGTGCAGTGCCTAGAAAATGAAGGAGTGCAATATATTTTTGGACTCCCTGGCGAAGAAAACCTGCACGTTTTGGAAGCGCTAAAACATTCTTCGATTAAATTTATTACGACTCGTCATGAACAGGGTGCAGCATTCATGGCCGATGTCTATGGACGCTTAACAGGAAAAGCCGGAGTGTGTCTTTCTACTCTTGGCCCTGGGGCAACCAACTTGATGACCGGGGTAGCAGATGCTAACCTCGATGGTGCGCCCTTAGTGGCGATTACTGGTCAAGTGGGAACAGATAGAATGCACATTGAATCCCATCAATATTTAGATTTGGTGGCAATGTTTGCACCTGTTACCAAGTGGAATAAGCAGATTGTGCGACCAAGTATTACACCAGAAGTAGTGCGGAAAGCATTTAAGCGATCGCAATCTGAAAAACCTGGTGCAGTTCACATCGATTTGCCCGAAAATATTGCTGCCATGCCCGTCGAAGGCAACCCTTTGCGTAAGGATAATAGTGAAAAAAGCTATGCATCTTTTGCTAGCATTCGGGCAGCAGCAGCCGCAATTTGCCAAGCAGTTAACCCATTAATCTTAGTAGGAAATGGAGCAATTCGCGCTCATGCAAGTGATGCAGTCACACAATTTGCTACATTGCTGAATATACCTGTTGCCAATACTTTTATGGGTAAAGGCGTGATTCCCTATACACATCAATTAGCTTTGTGGTCAGTGGGATTACAGCAAAGAGATTTTATTACGTGTGCCTTTGATAACACAGATTTAGTAATTGCGATCGGCTATGATTTGATAGAGTTTTCCCCGAAGAAATGGAATCGGAATGGTGAAATTCCGATTGTGCATATTGGGGTAAGTTCGGCAGAAATTGATAGTAGTTATATTCCCAACGCCGAAGTTGTGGGAGATATTTCAGATTCCCTGTATGAAATTTTAAAATTAGCAGACAGACAAGGTAAACCCGATCCCTTTGCCATCAGCTTAAGGTCAGATATTCGGGCTGATTACGAACAGTATGCTCATGATGACGGATTTCCCATTAAGCCGCAAAAGTTAATTTATGACTTACGGCAAGTGATGGGCCCTGATGATATCGTCATCTCTGATGTTGGCGCACATAAGATGTGGATGGCCCGTCATTATCATTGCCATAGCCCCAATACTTGCATAATTTCCAACGGCTTCGCAGCTATGGGTATTGCCATTCCTGGCGCTTTAGCAGCAAAACTCGTTCATCCTAAGCGCAAAGTCGTTGCTGTAACAGGCGATGGCGGCTTTATGATGAATTCTCAGGAATTAGAAACAGCCTTGCGTGTCGGTACGCCCTTTGTCACCATAATTTTCAATGATGGTGGCTATGGGTTAATTGAGTGGAAGCAAGAAAATCAATTTGGCAAAGGAAACTCAGCTTTTGTGCATTTTAGCAATCCTGATTTTGTCAAATTCGCCGAAAGCATGGGTTTAAAAGGCTACCGAGTTGAATCGGCTTTAGATTTGATTCCCACCCTCAAAGAAGCCCTTGCTCAAGATGTACCCGCAGTGATAGATTGTCCTGTGGATTACCGGGAGAATCACCGCTTCAGTCAAAAAGCTGGCGAGTTGAGTTGTGCGGTGTAA
- a CDS encoding NAD-dependent succinate-semialdehyde dehydrogenase — translation MAIVTINPATGETLKTFEALNDAEIAAKLDLANQSFEKYRQTSFLTRSHWLQKAADILEQDKAEFAKLMTLEMGKPFKAAIAEVEKCAVVCRYYAEHAPSFLADVSIKTDASQSFVRYQPMGAILAVMPWNFPFWQVFRFAAPALMAGNVGLLKHASNVPQCALAIEDIIRRAGFPEGAFQTLLIGAAKVADLMADERVKAATLTGSEPAGISLAVAAGKQIKKTVLELGGSDPFIVLESADLETAVVTATTARMLNNGQSCIAAKRFIVAEAIADKFEKLLLEKFEALKVGDPMQPDTDLGPLATPGILQDLDQQVQDAISSGGKVLTGGHPLSDRPGNFYPPTIIIDIPPEAAIAKEEFFGPVALLFRVSDIDAAIKLANDSPFGLGASAWTTNNQECDRLVEEIEAGAVFINGMVKSDPRLPFGGIKRSGYGRELSIQGIHEFVNVKTVWVK, via the coding sequence ATGGCTATCGTCACCATTAATCCCGCCACTGGGGAGACGCTTAAAACCTTTGAAGCGCTCAACGATGCAGAGATTGCTGCTAAACTCGATTTGGCTAATCAGTCTTTTGAAAAGTATCGTCAGACTAGTTTTTTGACGCGATCGCACTGGCTGCAAAAGGCTGCTGATATTTTAGAGCAAGACAAAGCAGAATTTGCGAAGTTGATGACTCTGGAAATGGGTAAGCCATTTAAAGCTGCGATCGCGGAAGTTGAAAAATGCGCCGTTGTCTGTCGCTACTATGCCGAACACGCCCCTAGTTTTTTGGCTGATGTCAGTATAAAAACTGATGCCAGCCAGAGTTTTGTTCGCTATCAACCAATGGGTGCAATTCTCGCGGTGATGCCGTGGAATTTTCCCTTTTGGCAAGTATTCCGCTTTGCTGCACCAGCGCTAATGGCGGGTAATGTCGGCTTACTCAAACATGCTTCCAATGTGCCGCAGTGCGCCTTGGCAATTGAAGATATTATCCGACGGGCAGGTTTTCCTGAAGGTGCTTTTCAAACTCTATTAATCGGCGCTGCTAAAGTTGCTGATTTAATGGCTGATGAGCGCGTAAAAGCTGCCACCTTGACAGGAAGCGAACCAGCAGGTATATCCCTCGCCGTCGCCGCCGGCAAACAAATTAAGAAAACAGTTTTGGAATTGGGAGGAAGTGACCCATTTATTGTGTTAGAAAGTGCTGACTTAGAGACAGCAGTTGTCACAGCAACTACAGCACGGATGTTAAATAACGGGCAATCATGTATTGCAGCAAAACGTTTTATTGTCGCAGAAGCGATCGCAGACAAATTTGAAAAATTGCTTTTAGAAAAATTTGAGGCGCTGAAAGTAGGCGATCCCATGCAACCAGATACCGATTTAGGCCCACTGGCAACACCTGGTATTCTCCAGGATTTAGATCAACAAGTGCAAGATGCTATTAGCAGCGGTGGTAAAGTCCTCACCGGTGGACATCCTTTATCAGATCGTCCAGGGAACTTTTATCCGCCAACGATTATCATAGATATCCCGCCTGAGGCAGCAATTGCAAAAGAAGAATTTTTTGGCCCGGTAGCCTTGTTATTCCGGGTTTCGGATATCGATGCTGCCATTAAACTCGCTAATGACAGCCCCTTTGGCTTAGGTGCAAGTGCTTGGACAACCAATAACCAAGAATGCGATCGCTTAGTTGAGGAAATCGAAGCAGGTGCCGTGTTTATCAACGGTATGGTCAAATCTGATCCCCGATTGCCCTTTGGCGGCATTAAGCGTTCTGGATATGGCAGAGAATTGAGTATCCAAGGGATACATGAGTTTGTCAATGTTAAAACTGTGTGGGTGAAGTGA
- a CDS encoding muconolactone Delta-isomerase family protein, with protein MQYLVIFTPKQKFASPEMPSDFPQLLLEEEARAKDLYMEGLLRQSWVLGARDRGAAVLFEAESPERLQEIIDSFPLIKADYSDTQVFPLAPDPAFANKS; from the coding sequence ATGCAATATCTTGTTATCTTCACACCCAAACAAAAATTTGCAAGCCCTGAAATGCCCTCTGACTTCCCGCAACTGTTACTCGAGGAAGAGGCGCGAGCGAAAGATCTCTACATGGAGGGACTTCTCCGTCAATCGTGGGTGCTAGGCGCGAGGGATCGTGGCGCGGCCGTTCTCTTTGAAGCGGAGTCACCGGAGCGCCTGCAAGAGATAATCGACAGCTTTCCACTGATCAAGGCTGACTACTCTGACACCCAGGTCTTCCCTCTCGCCCCAGATCCTGCATTCGCAAATAAGTCCTGA
- a CDS encoding muconolactone Delta-isomerase family protein: MQYLVIFTPKQKFETDGMPSDFQKRELEEQAQAQVLYAEGGLRQVWALDTKNRGAAVLFEAESPEHLQKMIDSFPLIEVDYADYQILPLAPYPAFMKKSV, from the coding sequence ATGCAATATCTTGTTATCTTCACACCTAAACAGAAATTCGAGACCGACGGAATGCCCTCTGACTTCCAGAAACGGGAACTCGAAGAGCAGGCGCAAGCGCAAGTCCTTTACGCGGAGGGAGGTCTCCGTCAAGTGTGGGCGCTGGACACGAAAAACCGCGGCGCAGCCGTTCTCTTTGAAGCGGAGTCACCGGAGCATCTGCAAAAGATGATCGATAGTTTTCCACTGATCGAGGTTGATTACGCTGACTACCAGATATTGCCGCTCGCGCCGTATCCAGCATTCATGAAGAAGTCCGTCTAA
- a CDS encoding DUF3124 domain-containing protein, with product MKPYPHLYLAIAVIFLVSCQSTNIPPKSQPDATQATPFQKIVTLDKNFKIASGQTVYVPVYSHIYHHNRQEIFELAVTLSIRNTDLTNPMIITSVRYYNSDGKLVKQYLERPIQLDALASTDFFINRNDTSGGLGANFIVEWVAQTDISEPIVEAVMIGTDFQQGISFISPGRVIKSQPNS from the coding sequence ATGAAGCCGTATCCACATCTTTATTTAGCGATCGCTGTTATTTTTCTTGTATCTTGTCAATCAACAAATATTCCACCCAAGTCACAACCCGATGCCACTCAAGCAACCCCATTTCAAAAAATAGTGACGCTGGATAAGAATTTTAAGATAGCAAGCGGTCAAACTGTTTATGTTCCTGTCTATTCTCATATCTATCATCATAATCGCCAGGAGATTTTTGAGTTAGCAGTTACGCTCAGTATTCGGAATACAGATTTGACCAATCCGATGATCATTACTTCCGTGCGCTACTATAACTCAGATGGGAAATTAGTTAAGCAGTATTTGGAGCGCCCTATTCAGCTTGATGCACTAGCTTCTACAGATTTTTTTATTAATAGAAATGACACTAGTGGAGGTTTAGGCGCAAACTTTATTGTAGAGTGGGTAGCCCAAACAGATATATCCGAACCTATAGTGGAAGCAGTCATGATTGGTACTGACTTTCAGCAAGGAATTTCTTTTATTAGTCCCGGTAGAGTCATCAAAAGTCAACCTAATTCATAA
- a CDS encoding NmrA family NAD(P)-binding protein, with translation MADNVVLAGATGNLGGRIARALSNRGANVVALTRSGTLDETKRKALESLGVKVKTVDMASVSELASACEGSACIVSALQGLRDVIVDTQTVLLEAALKAGVARFIPSDFSTDFRTLAPGENRNYDLRREFHQRLDVEMIASTSIFNGVFGEVLTQKVPYLNFEKKMVGYWEDPDWRLDFTTMDDTAAYTAAAALDPTTPVALGIASFSVTPRELAKFTDEVLKTPFQLVRLGSLEDLSRRNKSERAAHPEGENELYPQWQQTQYEHSMFSVHHESFDNDRYPDVNWTSLTDLLAQRSQASGA, from the coding sequence ATGGCGGATAATGTCGTGTTAGCAGGGGCGACCGGCAATCTGGGCGGGCGCATTGCGCGTGCTTTGTCGAATCGCGGAGCGAACGTCGTCGCACTTACTCGGAGTGGAACTTTGGACGAGACGAAACGGAAAGCATTGGAAAGCCTTGGCGTGAAGGTTAAGACAGTCGATATGGCGAGTGTTTCTGAGCTAGCCAGTGCATGCGAAGGATCAGCTTGCATCGTATCTGCCCTGCAAGGACTGCGCGACGTGATTGTCGATACTCAAACCGTACTGTTGGAGGCGGCACTTAAGGCAGGCGTTGCACGGTTCATTCCATCCGACTTTTCTACTGACTTTCGAACGTTAGCACCGGGTGAAAATCGCAATTACGATCTAAGGCGCGAGTTCCACCAGCGGCTGGACGTCGAGATGATCGCGTCGACATCGATCTTCAATGGCGTCTTTGGCGAGGTCTTGACGCAAAAGGTACCTTATCTGAATTTTGAAAAGAAAATGGTCGGGTACTGGGAGGATCCCGACTGGCGGCTCGACTTCACCACAATGGATGACACCGCAGCGTATACTGCCGCCGCTGCTCTCGACCCAACGACTCCGGTCGCCCTTGGGATTGCAAGCTTTAGTGTTACTCCACGTGAGCTTGCAAAGTTCACCGACGAAGTGCTGAAGACTCCGTTTCAGCTGGTTCGCTTGGGAAGTCTGGAGGATCTAAGTAGACGTAACAAAAGTGAACGGGCGGCCCATCCAGAGGGAGAAAACGAGCTGTATCCGCAATGGCAGCAGACGCAGTATGAACACAGCATGTTCAGTGTGCACCATGAATCGTTTGACAACGATCGCTATCCCGATGTGAACTGGACAAGCCTTACGGACCTGCTTGCCCAACGTTCCCAAGCAAGTGGCGCCTAA
- a CDS encoding adenylate/guanylate cyclase domain-containing protein, protein MTELTLRLQEEDTETTIAVDQDVFTIGRLPECNLYLPFAGVSRNHARLVKTADGVWTIEDLGSKNGTQVNKYIISYPQELHHGDVVWLGNVSLVVLLTSPASQSTPEYPGTSDVNEQRTILHNVEQLQQQWIAADSKDGNINNKDKTIARLKDLVDIAKNLSAAASIEEIFSQVQQVVFRYLDSIERLALLIDVNGCGQLELVNAATRNISQQKHLPSDGSWISRSICQKVFDEKVVIQTADTHEDERFASEQSILVKGIRSAMAVPLWDENKVVGVLYADANLSSYHWANEGEEELSFFSALANLVASSVQRWLLVEKLKTEEMIRHRLERYHSPAVVQQLISVGGLPGGRLAPAESEISIVFADLVGFTAISERLTPTAIAQLLNNLFEEMLKEVFTYGGTLDKYIGDCIMAFFGAPEPQPDHADRATAAAKGMLTRLEHLNANGFWQEPLQLRIAINSGKAVVGDVGSSQRVDYTALGATINLAARMEAVCPPSECVISEVTYKMLSEPFDFQEMGDYRFKGIERLVKIYQTNLQQMPTIISPIINF, encoded by the coding sequence ATGACTGAACTCACGCTACGCCTACAAGAGGAAGATACCGAGACAACGATCGCAGTTGATCAAGATGTATTCACAATTGGTCGTTTGCCGGAATGTAACTTATACTTACCTTTTGCTGGAGTATCCCGCAACCATGCTCGCCTTGTGAAAACGGCTGACGGTGTGTGGACTATTGAGGATCTGGGTAGTAAAAACGGGACGCAAGTCAATAAATATATTATTAGCTATCCCCAAGAGTTACATCACGGCGATGTCGTTTGGCTAGGCAATGTTAGCCTGGTAGTACTGCTCACAAGCCCTGCTTCACAATCGACACCTGAGTATCCCGGAACTTCGGACGTTAATGAGCAAAGAACAATCCTTCACAATGTCGAACAATTACAACAGCAATGGATTGCAGCTGATAGTAAAGATGGCAACATCAATAATAAGGACAAAACCATTGCCCGTCTCAAAGACTTAGTGGATATAGCTAAAAATCTCTCAGCGGCGGCGTCTATAGAAGAGATTTTTTCCCAGGTGCAGCAAGTGGTTTTTCGTTACCTTGATAGTATCGAGCGCTTGGCATTATTAATTGATGTTAATGGTTGCGGTCAATTAGAGTTAGTGAATGCTGCCACTAGAAATATTTCCCAACAAAAGCATCTCCCCTCAGATGGAAGTTGGATTAGTCGGAGTATCTGTCAAAAGGTATTTGACGAAAAAGTTGTGATTCAAACTGCCGATACCCATGAGGATGAACGGTTTGCTAGTGAACAGAGTATTTTGGTCAAAGGCATTCGTAGCGCGATGGCGGTGCCTTTATGGGATGAAAATAAAGTTGTGGGCGTATTGTACGCCGATGCCAATCTTTCTTCTTACCATTGGGCAAATGAAGGCGAGGAAGAACTCAGCTTTTTTTCGGCTCTAGCAAACCTTGTGGCTTCTAGCGTGCAGCGTTGGCTATTGGTAGAGAAACTCAAAACTGAAGAGATGATTCGTCACCGACTAGAACGCTATCATTCTCCAGCAGTCGTACAGCAGTTGATATCTGTAGGCGGATTACCGGGCGGTCGTTTAGCTCCCGCCGAGAGCGAGATTAGTATTGTGTTTGCAGATTTGGTTGGCTTTACGGCAATTTCTGAAAGGTTAACACCAACTGCGATCGCTCAACTATTAAATAATTTATTTGAAGAGATGCTAAAAGAAGTGTTTACTTACGGCGGCACTTTAGATAAGTATATTGGCGATTGTATTATGGCATTTTTTGGCGCTCCAGAACCGCAACCAGATCACGCCGATCGCGCAACCGCAGCTGCTAAGGGAATGCTCACTCGTCTCGAACATCTCAATGCCAATGGATTTTGGCAGGAACCCCTACAATTACGTATTGCTATTAACAGCGGTAAGGCTGTCGTGGGAGATGTTGGTAGCTCTCAAAGGGTAGATTATACGGCATTAGGCGCGACAATTAATCTTGCCGCTCGCATGGAAGCAGTTTGTCCTCCTAGTGAGTGCGTGATTAGTGAAGTCACCTATAAAATGCTTTCAGAACCCTTTGATTTTCAAGAAATGGGAGATTATCGTTTCAAAGGTATTGAGCGATTAGTGAAGATTTATCAGACAAATTTGCAGCAAATGCCAACAATTATTAGTCCAATCATTAATTTTTAG
- a CDS encoding SDR family NAD(P)-dependent oxidoreductase, translated as MKKFAGKVAIVTGSSRGIGKEIAMKLAHEGAKVVVNYSSSPKKAEEVVNQIQQQGGEAMAIQADMSQVDQIQQLVTTAVEQYGQLDILVSNAGIEHFGKLEEITPQDFERVFSVNVAGQLFAAQAAARYLPSGGRIVLTSSDSARKSVFYHTLYAASKAAVSAMVLNLAPELGERGITINAIAPGGTATDMAQENAKRYTHPALQNVPPEAVLKSQISLQRLAQPKEIAAAVTFLVSDDASYINGSTLAVDGGWLAG; from the coding sequence GTGAAAAAATTCGCAGGAAAGGTTGCGATCGTGACCGGATCGAGCCGTGGAATTGGCAAAGAGATTGCGATGAAATTGGCGCACGAAGGCGCTAAAGTGGTCGTCAATTACAGTAGCAGCCCTAAGAAAGCTGAAGAAGTTGTCAACCAAATTCAGCAACAGGGCGGCGAAGCCATGGCAATCCAAGCTGATATGAGTCAGGTTGACCAAATTCAACAGTTGGTGACAACAGCAGTTGAGCAGTACGGTCAACTCGATATTTTGGTGAGTAATGCTGGGATTGAGCACTTCGGAAAGCTAGAGGAGATCACCCCGCAAGATTTCGAGCGTGTGTTCAGTGTGAATGTTGCCGGTCAGTTGTTTGCTGCACAGGCTGCTGCTCGCTATCTTCCGTCCGGTGGACGTATCGTGCTGACTTCCTCCGACAGTGCCCGGAAGTCGGTCTTCTATCACACGCTCTATGCTGCCAGCAAAGCTGCTGTTTCGGCAATGGTGCTCAATTTGGCGCCTGAGTTGGGGGAGCGCGGAATCACCATTAACGCCATTGCTCCAGGTGGCACAGCGACGGACATGGCCCAAGAGAATGCAAAGCGTTACACACACCCAGCGCTCCAGAACGTACCGCCCGAGGCTGTGCTCAAGAGCCAGATATCACTGCAGCGTTTAGCGCAGCCGAAGGAAATTGCTGCAGCGGTGACATTTCTAGTGTCTGATGATGCTTCCTACATCAACGGTAGCACACTCGCGGTTGACGGCGGATGGCTAGCTGGTTAA